The DNA region ACGCTGATCCTCGTCGGCATCTTCCAGTTGCTGACCGTCCCCGTGGCGGCGCACATGGTCGGCAGGGCCGCGTACCGCACGGGCAGGACCGACCGTGAGCATCTCGTGGTCGACGAACTCGGCGCGGAGGCGCCCAACTCGTCCGGCGGGGAGAGACGTTGAGGAGGGCGGGCAGGGCGGCCGGAGGGCGGCGAGAGACCGGCAGGGAGACCGTGCCGCCCTGCTGCGCCTCTGACTCATATGGTCCTGAACTCTCCCCGCAGCGCGGTGAATGCCCCGATTCGAGACGGGAAGACGGAACAGCAGGTCTCGATTCGCGTAGCCGGCCGCACCGTTCAGCCCGGACGTGCGTCGGCCCGGAGGGGAAGTGAACGTCATGCGCGCGAGTCCGCACCGCACGCGGCGCACCGCACGCGTCGAGTACACATTGCCGCGCAGGGCCGTATCGGCCTGCTGGGCCCGCCAGTTGACCACCGGGTTCCTCACGGGCTCGCGAACTCCGCCTCAGGCGGCGGAGCATGTGGAGGAGGCGAGACTGGTCGTCTCCGAACTCGTCACCAACGCCGCACTCCACGGCCAGGGCCGCTGCCGCCTCCGGCTGAGCAGCGACGACGGCACCGTCACCGTCGAAGTCCGCGACGACGGCCTGCGGTTGCCCCATGTGCGGCGGCCCGGACGCGACAGCGAGAGCGGCAGGGGCATCGCGATGGTCCGCGGACTCGCCCGGCGGATGGACGTCACGGCGGCACCCGGCGGAGGCAAGACCGTCAGCGCCGTACTGGACGCGGCCTGAACGAACCTCCCCGGCCTGCCGCCGTCCGCTGAGACCGCGTTCTGGAACCGGCCGGGGTGACTCGCGGGCGTCAACTGCCGTAGCGCCAAGGACGGTTCACGGCTGCCGCGACCACTCCGACCACGCGGACGCTATGTCGGAGTGGAACCGGCACCGAACGTCCGAGCCCAACTGCCCCCTTAAGCTCACGGGTGCGCCGACGATGTGGAAACGCAGCCGCCCGCCCGGCGGCAGCAGCCGGGGGAGTTCCGCGGCTGGAAGGTTCTCGTCCCAGCGCACGGCGTTGAAGTCGAGGTAGAACTCGGTCCGTTCGTCCGTGACACGGGCGCACAGGTTGTAGTGCAGGACCCTGAGCGTGGCCGCGGACAGCGTCCCGCTCACCGCCACCCACACCCGCCGGCCCGCGACGGCCAGGACTCGCACCTGTATGGTCGCCGTCCCCATGAAAGCCCTTGTCCAGACTGTACGTTCCGGCGCGGAGCGGGCAACACCCGTACCGCTCGGGCCCGTACGGATGATTCGGTACGGCCGCAGTTCTCCCGCCGACGCACAGAAGTATCACGACCCGCACCGCGTTTGGGCAGGTGGGTGATCGAACGGCACGTTCTCCCCGCAATTCCTCACGAGAAAACGCTCTTTCCGTCCCGCCGGTTTTCCGGGTGGGCCGCGCCGAAACCCCGTATAACCGCTTGGTGGCCTGCCACCAGGCACGACAGGATGACCGGCCATGGCAGAACGCGGTTGCTTCACGCAGCACGGCTACGGTGTCCGCTTCGAGTGGGGACCGCAGGGTGCACGCCAACTCGCCCCGGAAACGGCCTGCTTGGTGGTCGTCGACGTGCTGTCGTTCACGACCTCGGTCACGGTCGCAGTGGAGCGCGGCATCCGTATCGTTCCCTGCCGCTGGGGCGACGAGCGTGCCGCGGCACTGGCGGCGGAGTTCGCGGCCCGCCTCGCGGTGGGACGCCGCGAAGTCACCGCCGAGGCACCCTGGTCGCTCTCGCCCGCGGCCCTGCGGCGTGCGCCGTTCGTGCCACGGTTGGTGCTTCCGTCGCCCAACGGGGCCACCGTCGCCGTCGCCGCCGCGGAGTCCGGAGCCGTCGTGGCCGCCGCGTCCCTGCGTAACGCCCACGCGGTGGGGGAGTGGCTGGCCGCGAAGAGGTACGGAACGAGCGAGCGGCCCGTGGGCGTCGTCGCCGCGGGGGAGCGCCGCGCCGACGGCAGCCTCCGTCCGGCCGCCGAGGACCTGCTCGGCGCGGGCGCGGTCATCGCGGCACTGGCCGCGACGGCGGACCGCACCCTCTCGCCGGAGGCCGCCCTTGCTGCCGCCGCCTACACCGGCACCGCCGATATCGCGCAGGCCGTCAACTGCTGTGCGTCCGGCAGGGAGTTGACCGAGGACGGCTTCGCGGAGGACGTCGCCGTCGCCACCGAGCCCGTCCCCGAGCCCGACTCCGCGTCCGGCGCGGTCCCCGTACTCACCGAAGGAGCCTTCACCGCCGCGGACTGACGGCTGGGCCGGACTACGCGCCGCTCCACGGGCGTACGCATCCCTCAGATACACGTCGGCACGAGAGCAGGCGATGGCCGGGCCCAACGGCGCCGCGCCCACGCGTACTTGACGCGCCACGCGCCCGGCAGCAGGCTCCATGCGTCGGATACGGCGGGGGAACCGGGGGTGCCGAGTGGCTGATACGGATGCCGGACCGGCGCGGCCCGCACAGCCCCCGCGCAAGTCCGTGCTCGCCGTCGAGACCAACGGCCTCGACGTCATCGGCGACGCCGAACGCAAGGGCCGCCCCGCGCAGCTCTTCTGGCCCTGGTTCGCCTCCAACGTCTCGGTGCTGGGCCTGAGTTACGGCTCCTTCGCCCTCGGATTCGGCATCGGCTTCTGGCAGGCGCTCGCGGCCGGAATCGCGGGCATCGTCTTCTCGTTCCTGCTGTGCGGACTCGTCTCCGTAGCGGGAAAACGCGGATCCGCACCCACGATGGTGCTCAGCCGCGCCGCGTTCGGAGTGCGCGGCAACAGGCTGCCCTCGGCCGTCTCCTGGGTGCTGACCGTCGGCTGGGAGACCGTGCTGGTGATCCTCGCGACGCTCGCCACGGCCACGGTCTTCGACCGGCTCGGCTGGGGCGGCGGCACCGCCACGAAGATCGCGGCCCTCGCCGTCGTCTCCGTACTCACCGTCCTCGCGGGCGTCGTCGGCTTCGACCTGATCATGCGGATGCAGACGGCCATCACCGTCGTGACGGCGGCGCTGACGGCCGTCTACATCGTGCTGTCCGCGGACGGCATCCACTGGAAGACGGTGCAGGCGCTGCCCGACGGATCCGCCCAGGACGTCATCGGCGCCCTGGTCTTCCTGATGACGGGCTTCGGACTCGGCTGGGTCAACGCCGCGGCGGACTACGCCCGTTACCTGCCGCGACGCACCCCGGGCACGGCGGTCGCGGGCTGGACCACGCTCGGCGCCTCCGCCGCCCCGGTCGTGCTCTTCGTCTTCGGGCTGCTGCTCGCGGGCTCCTCGAAGGACCTCAGCGAAGCGATCGCGGCCGACCCGGTGGGCGCGCTCACCGCGGCCCTTCCTGCCTGGTTCCTCGTGCCGTACGCCCTCGTCGCCGTCCTCGGCCTGGTCGGCGGCGCCGTGCTCGACATCTACTCGTCGGGGCTGGCGCTGCTGGCGGTGGGCGTACGACTGCCCCGCTACGCCGCCGCAGCCGTCGACGGAGTCCTGATGATCGCGGGAACCGTCTACATCGTCTTCTTCTCCGAGGGGTTCCTCAGCGCGTTCACGGGCTTCCTCACCACACTCGGCGTCCCCGTCGCGGCCTGGTGCGGCATCATGCTCGCCGACATCGCCCTGCGCTCCCGCCCGTACGACGACGCAGCCCTCTTCTACCGCGAGGGACGCTACGGCGACATACGCCGACTGCCCATCGCGGTCCTCATCGCCGCCACGGCGGCGGGCTGGGGCCTCGTCACCAACTCGGCCGCGCACTGGCTCTCCTGGCAGGGCTATCTGCTCGGCCCCCTCGGCCTCGGCGGCACCACGGGCAGATGGGCATCCGCCAACCTCGGGGTCCTGGCGGCTCTGATCCTCGCTTTCGCAGCGACGGCGGTACTTCAGCGCGGCCGCGTCGCGAGGCAGGAGGAGCGGCAGCGGGACGCGCCGGGGAGTAGGGCGGGGAGCGCGGCGACCGGGATGGCGCAAGGCTCGCAAGGCCCCGACTCGCCTGCGCCTCAGCGGACTTGAAGGAACTCCCGTGCTCCGCGCAGCCGTGTGCGCAGGCGGCTCTGGCTGGCGTGCGTGTCGAGGCGGACGTCCAAAGCCCCTGCAATTCCGGCGTCCGCGCGCCGCCCCGCAGGCAACCGGGTCGCGTCGAGTCCGTCGCGCCGGGCGATGAGAACGCCGAGTTCATAACGGCTGAGGGCGTCTCCACCGGCGAGGTGGAACACCCCTGTCTGGTCGGACAACGCGAGTTCCCACAGAGCTGACGCCAGGTCCTCGACATGAACCGGGCAGCGGACGTCATCAGTGAACAGGGTGCCGTCGTGGGCACCGGAACTCAGTGCGTGGACCATCCGCTCATGCTCGGATCTCCCGACGGGTCCGGATCCACCGCGCCCGATGATCAACGACGTGCGTGCGACCACAGCCGTCGGCGCCAGAAGCCGAACTGCGGTTTCTGCGGCGGCCTTTGCCGCGCCATACGGGGTGACAGGATCGGGCAGACAGGACTCGTCGTAGTGCACCCGGGAACCAGAGAACACGGCGTCGCTGGAGACATGGACCAGGTGGCAGCCGCGCTTCGCTGCGGCCATTGCCACGTGGACCGAGCCGTCGGCGGTGACCGCCCAGTCGCTCATCCCGCTCGTCGCATTGACGACGGCGCTTGGTGCGACCGCCGTAAGCACCTCGTCGATGTGTCCCGGCGTGCGAAGGTCGAGCCGATGCCACGAGACCCCGCGGACGCGGCCGGGCCGCGAGTGGTAGGTCGCGGCCGCCTCCCATCCCGCAGCAGTCGCCTGGCGCAATAGTTCGGTCCCCAGCAGCCCGCTGCCGCCCATGATCAGCACCTTCATGGCGCTCGACGATAGGCGGCGTGCTGCCCTCGTCGCCGGCGCCGGGCCGTCGCACCGTGCGCCGGTGAGCAGGACGAACCGCCTAGCGTCCGCTGCCTTCGCTCGCGCGGCCGCCGCTCTGCACCCCGCTCGTTCCCTTCGCCCCGATGACGACCGCAGCCCCCGACTCCTCGCAGTGCGCCGTACGCGCCGACAGCCCGCAGCGTTCCAACACCCCGGTCGCCGCGGCGACTTGGGGCTCGCTCGTCTCCGTCAGCACATGGCCGCCCGGTGCCAGCCACTGCCGGGACTGGGCCGCCACCCGGCGCAGCACGTCGAGCCCGTCCGGGCCGCCGTCCAGGGCGGTACGCGGCTCGTGGTCGCGTGCCTCCGGCGGCAGCAGGCTCATCGAATCCGTCGGTACGTACGGCACATTGGCCAGCAGCACATCGATATGTCCTCGAAGCTCGGGCGGCAGCGCCGCGCAGAGGTCGCCCTCGTGGACCCGGCCGTGAGCGGCGGCCACGTTGCGGCGGGCGCAGCGCACCGCTGCCGGATCGATGTCGGCGGCGTGCAGTTCGACGAGGCCGTGGCTCTCGCGGTGCGCCGGACCGGCACGAGCCACGTCCGCCACGGCAGCCGCGAGCGCCGCACCCAACGCGCCCGAGCCGCAGCACAGATCGACGACGACGCTCCCGGGCCGCGTCACGTCCAGGGCCTGCCGTACGAGGAACTCGGTGCGTCTGCGCGGCACGAACACCCCCGGCTCCACGGCGATCCGCAGGCCGCAGAACTCCGCCCAGCCCAGGACGTGTTCGAGGGGAAGACCCTCCGCGCGGCGTTCGGCCATCGCGGCGAGTTCGGCTGCCGTACCGGCCGAGGAGATCATCAACTGGGCCTCCTCCTCGGCGAATACGCAACCTGCCGCACGCAGCCGGGCGGCGAGCGCCGAGCAGGAGACCGACGAGGGGGACGGCTCGGCTGCCGACGGAGGCCGAGTAGCCGAAGACGTCGAGGAATCGGGCAGGGGAGGAATGGACATACGGGTGTGCCTCTCGGAGTTCCGGAGTGGGCTCCCGGCTCCCGGGCGTGGCCGCGTCAGCGGGACGCGGCGTCCGCGGCGCGGAACTCGTGGCACGGGAGGGGGACGCCCTCTTCCACAGCGGTGATCGGTCCCACCTCCCAGGTCGTCGTGTGTGCTGAGCGCGGCAACCCTACCGGAGCCCCGCCGGAGGCGCGGTCGCCCCCGCCTCCCAGGCGGAATCGGCCTTCTCGTCCGTGACGAAGCCGACGACGGCGGTGAACGCCTTCTCGCCGCGCTGCGTGATGTCCACCGACAGCGTGCGCTCACCGCGTAGGGGCTCCGCATCCGCCGCGGCGGGAGGACCGGGCGAGGTCTCGACCCAGCTCGGCACGTCCAGGTCCACGTAGTGGTGGAAACCGGCGTCAAGGCGAGTCAACCGGGGGCGCAGCGGTCCGGCGGCGAGGTGGACCGCCTGGCGTGCGGCCTCCATCAGCAGCATGCCGGGTACGTGATCGACGGGGTGGTCGAACAGCCAGGGACTCGTGGTCAGCACGCGCAATTGCCTGCGGCTCCAACTCCCGCCCACCGCCGCGTCGCTGGGAGCGCCCTGCACGCCAGCGCCCCCATGCTCGAGCGCGACGCCACCCTCGGCCTTGCCCCGGGCCTCGGCTCCGGGCGCGCCGACGCCCCCGTCGTTCCCGCCGCCGTCCTCCGCCGCCGCGAGCACCACCTCTCGTTCGCTCTCCCGTCCCACCAGCGAGGGCGCCAGCGGCGGCGGAGGTAACACCGCGGCAGTCATGGCCTCCGGCGGCGCGGGCGTGTCCGGGCCTCGCAGCCGCGCGTAGACCCGGGGGCTGTGCGCGCTGTAGACCGTGGAGACGGTGGCGAGGACGCGGTCCGCGCAGCGCACCGTCATCGTCAGGGCGATCTGGCGCAGCCGGGCGCCGTGTTCCGGGGAACGGGAGGCCGACAGCCGTAGCAACACCTCGGCGGGACTGCCGGCCACGGGTAAGAACGGCACCGAGAACGCACAGTGGTAGTGGCCCCATATGAGCTGGTGCCCGACCGGCACCCCGAAGCCCATGTGGGCGATCAGCGGCAGCACCTGCCGGGTCGTCTCGACCAGCAGCATCGGATCCTGCACGCCGTCTGCGTCCGTACGCCAGAAACCGTGGTCGCGCGGCCACTGGGCTCCCACCTCGAACTCCCCCTCGCCGCACTGCCGCCAGCCTGTCAACAACACCTCTGTGTGCGCTGCCTTGTGCACCAGCTCCCGCGGCACAGGCCACGAGTACGCTGTGTTCTCCGGCAGATGGGGCACAGCGGGGGTGAATGCCATGTGCGGTCCTCCGGGTGGGAGTCGGTCCGAAGAAAGTGACAGTGACCTGTGCCTGAAAAACGATAGAACCTTATGGGGGCGAGGTCGGATGGCTGCGGCAAGAGCGAAACCCATGCAGCAACGAGCCGTGGAGACACGACAGTTGATCCTGGAGGCGGCGGCTGAGGTTTTCGACGAGGGAGGCTACAAGGCGGCGCGGATCACGGAGATCATGCACCGGGCCGGCATCACTCAGGGAGCCCTCTACTTCCACTTCTCCTCGAAGCTCGAACTCGCCCGCACCGTCATGCTCGCCCAGCGCGACGCCGTCGTACTGCCCCCGGGCCCCGACGGTCTTCAGCGCCTCATCGACACGACCCTCCTCCTCGCCCACGAGCTGCAGACCAACAAGCTTCTGCGCGCCGGGGTCCGGCTGGCCGTGGAGCAGGAGGAGATAGGCTTCCACGACGACGCGCCCTACCTGGAATGGGCGGAGGTCTTCCGCGGCCAGCTCGCCGCGGCGGAGGCACGCGGCCAGCTACGCAACGGAGTCGAGGTCGAACGGCTCGCGGTGCTCCTCGTCGGCTGCTACACCGGCGTGCAGCACTTCTCCAAACTCTCCTGCCGCCGCGAGGACTTGCCCGACCGCATCGCCGACCTGTGGCAGTACATGCTGCTGGGCATCGCCCCGCCGCAGGTGGCCGCGGAACTCGTCGTCAATCCGGAGACCCCGCTGCTGGCGGCCGGATGACCGTACCGGTGGTGCTGACGGGCGCGAGCGGCTTCATCGGCTCGGCGGTGCTGCGGCGCCTGACGCAGCACGACGTTCACATACGAGTCGTCACCCGCCGGGACCTTCCGCTGCCCGCGCAGGCCGAACAGGTCCGCGCCGACCTCTCACGCCCGTCGACCCTCGCGGGGGTCTGCTCCGGGGCGCGCGTGCTCGTGCACGCCGCCTCCCACGTCGGCTCCGACGAGCGACTGTGCACGCAGGTCAACGAGGCGGGCACCGCCGCGCTGATGCGTGAGGCGGAGCGCGCGGGCGTCGAACGCATCGTGTCGCTGTCCACCACCGCCGTCTACGGGCGCGGACCTCACCGGGGCGCCGCCGTAGGGGAGTTGGAGCCCGACCCAGGTTCGCCCGCCAGCCGCAGCAGACTCGCGGGCGAGGCGCACGCCCTCCGCCAGGGCGCCCTCGTACTGCGGGCGGGTCTGATCACCGGAGCGGGGGACCGCTGGGTCGTGCCCGCCCTGGCCGAACTGGTATGCCGCGTACCGGGGTTGTGGCGTGGCGGCCATGCCCTGCTGTCCCTGATCGACGTGGACGACCTGGCGCGGCTGGTCGCTGCCGCCGCGCTCACCACGACGGGCCCCGGCGGCTCAGGCGAAGCGCCCCGGGGCGTCCACCACGCCGTACACCCCGAGCCCGTACGCAACCGGGACCTTCTGGACAGGCTCGCCCGGCTCGGCGTACTGCCGCCGCTCACAAGGGAGTTGACGTGGCGGGAGTGCCTGGAGCTGATGGAGGAGAACCCCGGGCGCATCGGTGAACGCCGGCTCAGGCTGCTGGCGTTCGACCACCACTACGCCACCGGCGTGTGGCAGGCATGCGGAACCGCCCCCGGCCAGGGCCCGTTGGCCGCACTCGACGGAGCGGCCCCCTGGTACCGCGCCCATCTGCTGCGCTCCGCCGCCACCTGAATCGCCTCAAGCCTGGTTCGGCGGCCTGATTCGCGGTCAAGTACGCGGCCAGAGGCCGAAGTCAGGCCCCCGGCCGGTCACACCCCGCCGCTCCGCCCGTCCCTTGTTCGCTGCTGCCCCCGCCTTACGGCAACGCGCTTGCGCATCTGTCAGCAAGCTCTGTCGTCCCTTCCGGAGCAAAAAAACAGAACACTTTGTATGTTTGTGGGGACGACAGTTCAGCTCCCCACAGCACTGCCGTTCCTGACGGTCCGTCTCCCCGCGGACCGGATCGCATGAAGGGAAAGAAAGCCGAATGAGGCAAGAGCGCGCAGAACTCACCCGGCAGGCACTGACGATGGCGGCTGCGAAATCGTTCGACCGCCTCGGCTACCAGCGCACCACCCTGTTCGAGGTCAGCCGCGGCGCAGCGATGAGCAAGGGCGCTCTGTCCTTCCACTTCGGAAGCAAGGAGGAACTGGCGGACACCGTGCGACGCGAGGCGTGCGCCCGGTCCTGCCGAGCCGCCGAACTGCTGCGGGAGAAAGAGCAGCCCGCGTTGCAGACTCTCATAGACCTCACGCATCTGGTGGCCCATCAGCTCGAACACGACCATCTGGCAAGAGCAGCCGTGAAGTTGGCGCGCGAGCTGGACACCCCG from Streptomyces marispadix includes:
- a CDS encoding ATP-binding protein yields the protein MRASPHRTRRTARVEYTLPRRAVSACWARQLTTGFLTGSRTPPQAAEHVEEARLVVSELVTNAALHGQGRCRLRLSSDDGTVTVEVRDDGLRLPHVRRPGRDSESGRGIAMVRGLARRMDVTAAPGGGKTVSAVLDAA
- a CDS encoding 2-phosphosulfolactate phosphatase → MAERGCFTQHGYGVRFEWGPQGARQLAPETACLVVVDVLSFTTSVTVAVERGIRIVPCRWGDERAAALAAEFAARLAVGRREVTAEAPWSLSPAALRRAPFVPRLVLPSPNGATVAVAAAESGAVVAAASLRNAHAVGEWLAAKRYGTSERPVGVVAAGERRADGSLRPAAEDLLGAGAVIAALAATADRTLSPEAALAAAAYTGTADIAQAVNCCASGRELTEDGFAEDVAVATEPVPEPDSASGAVPVLTEGAFTAAD
- a CDS encoding purine-cytosine permease family protein — its product is MADTDAGPARPAQPPRKSVLAVETNGLDVIGDAERKGRPAQLFWPWFASNVSVLGLSYGSFALGFGIGFWQALAAGIAGIVFSFLLCGLVSVAGKRGSAPTMVLSRAAFGVRGNRLPSAVSWVLTVGWETVLVILATLATATVFDRLGWGGGTATKIAALAVVSVLTVLAGVVGFDLIMRMQTAITVVTAALTAVYIVLSADGIHWKTVQALPDGSAQDVIGALVFLMTGFGLGWVNAAADYARYLPRRTPGTAVAGWTTLGASAAPVVLFVFGLLLAGSSKDLSEAIAADPVGALTAALPAWFLVPYALVAVLGLVGGAVLDIYSSGLALLAVGVRLPRYAAAAVDGVLMIAGTVYIVFFSEGFLSAFTGFLTTLGVPVAAWCGIMLADIALRSRPYDDAALFYREGRYGDIRRLPIAVLIAATAAGWGLVTNSAAHWLSWQGYLLGPLGLGGTTGRWASANLGVLAALILAFAATAVLQRGRVARQEERQRDAPGSRAGSAATGMAQGSQGPDSPAPQRT
- a CDS encoding SDR family oxidoreductase, producing MKVLIMGGSGLLGTELLRQATAAGWEAAATYHSRPGRVRGVSWHRLDLRTPGHIDEVLTAVAPSAVVNATSGMSDWAVTADGSVHVAMAAAKRGCHLVHVSSDAVFSGSRVHYDESCLPDPVTPYGAAKAAAETAVRLLAPTAVVARTSLIIGRGGSGPVGRSEHERMVHALSSGAHDGTLFTDDVRCPVHVEDLASALWELALSDQTGVFHLAGGDALSRYELGVLIARRDGLDATRLPAGRRADAGIAGALDVRLDTHASQSRLRTRLRGAREFLQVR
- a CDS encoding putative protein N(5)-glutamine methyltransferase, translating into MSIPPLPDSSTSSATRPPSAAEPSPSSVSCSALAARLRAAGCVFAEEEAQLMISSAGTAAELAAMAERRAEGLPLEHVLGWAEFCGLRIAVEPGVFVPRRRTEFLVRQALDVTRPGSVVVDLCCGSGALGAALAAAVADVARAGPAHRESHGLVELHAADIDPAAVRCARRNVAAAHGRVHEGDLCAALPPELRGHIDVLLANVPYVPTDSMSLLPPEARDHEPRTALDGGPDGLDVLRRVAAQSRQWLAPGGHVLTETSEPQVAAATGVLERCGLSARTAHCEESGAAVVIGAKGTSGVQSGGRASEGSGR
- a CDS encoding ScbA/BarX family gamma-butyrolactone biosynthesis protein, giving the protein MAFTPAVPHLPENTAYSWPVPRELVHKAAHTEVLLTGWRQCGEGEFEVGAQWPRDHGFWRTDADGVQDPMLLVETTRQVLPLIAHMGFGVPVGHQLIWGHYHCAFSVPFLPVAGSPAEVLLRLSASRSPEHGARLRQIALTMTVRCADRVLATVSTVYSAHSPRVYARLRGPDTPAPPEAMTAAVLPPPPLAPSLVGRESEREVVLAAAEDGGGNDGGVGAPGAEARGKAEGGVALEHGGAGVQGAPSDAAVGGSWSRRQLRVLTTSPWLFDHPVDHVPGMLLMEAARQAVHLAAGPLRPRLTRLDAGFHHYVDLDVPSWVETSPGPPAAADAEPLRGERTLSVDITQRGEKAFTAVVGFVTDEKADSAWEAGATAPPAGLR
- a CDS encoding ScbR family autoregulator-binding transcription factor, yielding METRQLILEAAAEVFDEGGYKAARITEIMHRAGITQGALYFHFSSKLELARTVMLAQRDAVVLPPGPDGLQRLIDTTLLLAHELQTNKLLRAGVRLAVEQEEIGFHDDAPYLEWAEVFRGQLAAAEARGQLRNGVEVERLAVLLVGCYTGVQHFSKLSCRREDLPDRIADLWQYMLLGIAPPQVAAELVVNPETPLLAAG
- a CDS encoding NAD-dependent epimerase/dehydratase family protein translates to MTVPVVLTGASGFIGSAVLRRLTQHDVHIRVVTRRDLPLPAQAEQVRADLSRPSTLAGVCSGARVLVHAASHVGSDERLCTQVNEAGTAALMREAERAGVERIVSLSTTAVYGRGPHRGAAVGELEPDPGSPASRSRLAGEAHALRQGALVLRAGLITGAGDRWVVPALAELVCRVPGLWRGGHALLSLIDVDDLARLVAAAALTTTGPGGSGEAPRGVHHAVHPEPVRNRDLLDRLARLGVLPPLTRELTWRECLELMEENPGRIGERRLRLLAFDHHYATGVWQACGTAPGQGPLAALDGAAPWYRAHLLRSAAT
- a CDS encoding ScbR family autoregulator-binding transcription factor, whose product is MRQERAELTRQALTMAAAKSFDRLGYQRTTLFEVSRGAAMSKGALSFHFGSKEELADTVRREACARSCRAAELLREKEQPALQTLIDLTHLVAHQLEHDHLARAAVKLARELDTPPDPEVNPFACWQQVFTDVAREAEKEGTLRGEATTEAVAELAFCLASGAHSQQTSRTGDSGVDVHQRLAAHWQLLLHGLVTQPAPGLWSAGTETDWLRTVERQQVTPAD